Below is a genomic region from Planktothrix tepida PCC 9214.
TTTGAGTTAGTAGTAGATAGCTATGAACAGCCCAGGGAAAGACCAACAGACAATGAAGAGCAGAAAAAATATTACTCAGGAAAGAAAAAGACACATACCTTTAAAAATCAAGTCATTGTCATGCCAAATGGAAAAGAAATAGTGGATGTAGCTGTGGGTTATACCGGAGCAACAAGTGATCTGAAATTGTGGAGAGAAAGAAGCCAGGAATTGGGGAATAATCAAAAATACAGAGGGGATAAAGCTTATGTAGGAGAAACAGCAATTAATACACCGTATAAGAAACCGAGGAATCAAGAGATGTCGGCGGAAAAGCGAGAAGAAAATCGGTTAAAAGCCCAACAAAGGATTGTAGTTGAACATTTAATAAGACTGATAAAAATTTATCGAGTTGCTTCAGAAAGATTTCGGTTAAAGAGGCAAAATTATGAAGCAGTAATCTTGACAGTATGTGGATTAATAAGATGGCGAATAGGAGCGATT
It encodes:
- a CDS encoding HARBI1 family protein, producing FELVVDSYEQPRERPTDNEEQKKYYSGKKKTHTFKNQVIVMPNGKEIVDVAVGYTGATSDLKLWRERSQELGNNQKYRGDKAYVGETAINTPYKKPRNQEMSAEKREENRLKAQQRIVVEHLIRLIKIYRVASERFRLKRQNYEAVILTVCGLIRWRIGAIVLPSKNCPEFF